In the Pseudothauera hydrothermalis genome, one interval contains:
- a CDS encoding multifunctional CCA addition/repair protein — protein sequence MRCYLVGGAVRDALLGLPVKDRDWVVVGATPEQMLAQGFRPVGKDFPVFLHPETQEEYALARTERKTGRGYTGFAFHAAPEVTLEDDLARRDLTINAMARDQEGRLIDPFGGQRDLAARRLRHVGPAFAEDPVRILRVARFAARFADFSVAPETMALMRTMVIDGEVDYLVAERVWQELARGLMEAAPSRMIRVLRDCGALARILPELDRLFGVPQPPQHHPEIDTGEHVLQVIDRAAATAQPLAVRWACLLHDLGKGDTPAERLPHHYGHEAHSARRAREVSERFKVPAECRELAELVAREHGVIARVAELRPATVVKVLERCDALRRPARFEQVLAACACDRQGRPGFEQRDDAPAARWRAALAAARAVDAGRIARECADRAQIPARIHAARVAAVSAAL from the coding sequence GTGCGTTGTTACCTGGTCGGTGGCGCGGTGCGCGATGCCTTGCTCGGTCTGCCGGTCAAAGACCGCGACTGGGTAGTCGTCGGCGCCACCCCGGAGCAGATGTTGGCACAGGGCTTCCGCCCGGTGGGCAAAGACTTTCCGGTCTTTCTCCACCCTGAAACCCAGGAGGAGTACGCGCTGGCGCGCACCGAGCGCAAAACCGGTCGTGGCTACACCGGCTTTGCCTTTCACGCCGCGCCCGAGGTCACGCTGGAAGACGATCTGGCCCGCCGCGATCTGACCATCAATGCCATGGCCCGCGACCAGGAGGGCCGCCTGATCGACCCCTTCGGCGGCCAGCGCGACCTTGCCGCGCGGCGCTTGCGTCACGTCGGCCCGGCCTTTGCCGAAGACCCGGTGCGCATCCTGCGCGTGGCACGTTTTGCGGCGCGCTTTGCCGATTTTTCGGTGGCACCGGAAACCATGGCGCTGATGCGCACCATGGTGATCGACGGCGAAGTCGATTATCTGGTGGCCGAACGGGTGTGGCAGGAGCTGGCCCGCGGTTTGATGGAAGCGGCGCCATCGCGGATGATCCGGGTGCTGCGCGACTGCGGCGCCCTGGCGCGCATTCTGCCCGAACTGGATCGCCTGTTCGGCGTGCCCCAGCCGCCGCAACACCACCCCGAAATCGACACCGGCGAGCATGTGCTGCAGGTCATCGACCGCGCCGCCGCCACCGCCCAGCCCTTGGCGGTACGCTGGGCCTGCCTGTTGCACGATCTGGGCAAAGGCGACACCCCGGCCGAGCGCCTGCCCCACCACTACGGGCATGAAGCCCACAGTGCGCGGCGCGCGCGTGAAGTGTCCGAGCGCTTCAAAGTGCCCGCCGAGTGCCGCGAGCTGGCCGAACTGGTTGCCCGCGAACACGGCGTCATCGCGCGGGTGGCCGAATTGCGCCCGGCCACCGTGGTCAAGGTTCTCGAACGTTGCGACGCACTGCGCCGTCCGGCCCGCTTTGAACAGGTTTTGGCCGCCTGCGCCTGCGACCGCCAGGGCCGCCCAGGTTTTGAACAGCGCGACGACGCCCCGGCCGCACGCTGGCGCGCGGCACTGGCCGCGGCACGGGCGGTGGATGCAGGCCGCATCGCCCGCGAGTGCGCTGACCGCGCCCAGATCCCGGCGCGCATCCATGCCGCGCGGGTGGCCGCGGTGTCGGCCGCTCTATGA